The window CCCTGGCCAAGCTGGAGCAGCTGCTGCCCACCCGGCTGCGCCGGCGGGTCAACGCCGTGCAGGTGTCCACGCTGCCGATGCCTGGCGACGGCCCCGGTCCCCGCGTGGACCCGGCCGTGCTGGTCGTGCTGGCCGCCGCCTGCCGTGACCGCGAGCGGCTGCGCCTGGCCTATCGCGACCACCAGGGCTCGGTGAGCCGGCGCGCCGTTGAGCCCTACCGGCTGGTGAGCTGGGGGCGGCGCTGGTACCTGGTGACCTGGGACCTGGACGGGGAGGGCTGGCGGATCCTCCGGGTCGACCGGGTGGAGCCGGCCACGGTGACACCGACCGGCCAGCGGTTCGCCCCGCGGGAGCTGCCGGAGGGCGGCGACCTGGCCGCCTACGTCTCCCGGCGGGTGTCGGCCGCCGCCTGGCGCTACCACGCCAGCGTCCGGGTCCACGCGCCAGCCGGGCAGATCCGGCGACAGGTCCCGGCGGCGGCCGGCGTCGTGGAGGCGGTCGACGCGGGGACCTGCCTGCTGCACACCGGCGCCGACACCCTCCAGACGCTGGCCGTCTACCTGGGCATGCTGGGTGCCGACTTCCAGGTCGATGCGCCGCCCGAGCTGGTCGCGCACCTCCGCGACCTGGCCGGCCGCTACCGCCGAGCCACCGTCCGGGACGAGACCGAGAGTGGCCCGTGATCCCGCCGCACGCCGCGGCGGGACGGGCGCCTGGCCGTTGAGCCGGCGGGCGGTCAGGCGAGGTGCTGCCCGAACCAGTCGAGGACCTTGTCGTAGGCCTCGGTGGCCGCGGTCTCGTTGTAGC is drawn from Actinomycetota bacterium and contains these coding sequences:
- a CDS encoding YafY family protein — protein: LGVSARTIRRDMERLRDLGYPVHSTRGLAGYRLGAGAALPPLLLDDDEAVAVAVGLRTAAAGVSGIEEASLGALAKLEQLLPTRLRRRVNAVQVSTLPMPGDGPGPRVDPAVLVVLAAACRDRERLRLAYRDHQGSVSRRAVEPYRLVSWGRRWYLVTWDLDGEGWRILRVDRVEPATVTPTGQRFAPRELPEGGDLAAYVSRRVSAAAWRYHASVRVHAPAGQIRRQVPAAAGVVEAVDAGTCLLHTGADTLQTLAVYLGMLGADFQVDAPPELVAHLRDLAGRYRRATVRDETESGP